A genomic stretch from Anaerolinea thermophila UNI-1 includes:
- a CDS encoding TerC family protein has product MDLSFLVIILQLIFLEGILSIDNAAVLGAMVSSLPDTQPIPWPPALKRVGHWLDGVLGPQRLAALRVGLLGAYVGRGLMLLAASFIIRNPWLKLVGAAYLIRLALDDLSAPGEQGAEEDGEVRPVRQAGFWLTVLNVELMDLAFSLDNVVAAVSLSDHILVVMLGVAIGILVMRFAAGIFSYVVEREPILKSAAYILVLSIGIELVLEELGIMEFSDWARFGISMSIIALSLAYAHLPFLRIFRPVLVWLSQGFGIINALIVWVLAPLRGLVYLVRLAFRRPEKA; this is encoded by the coding sequence ATGGATCTGTCCTTTCTGGTCATCATCCTGCAGTTGATTTTTCTGGAAGGCATCCTGTCCATAGATAATGCCGCCGTGCTGGGGGCAATGGTTTCCAGCCTGCCCGACACTCAACCCATCCCCTGGCCCCCTGCGCTTAAGCGGGTGGGTCACTGGCTGGACGGGGTGCTGGGGCCGCAACGGCTGGCGGCTCTGCGGGTGGGTTTGCTGGGCGCGTACGTGGGGCGCGGCTTGATGCTCCTTGCCGCCAGTTTCATCATCCGCAACCCGTGGCTCAAACTGGTGGGCGCGGCGTACCTTATCCGCCTGGCGCTGGACGACCTGAGCGCCCCCGGCGAGCAGGGTGCGGAAGAGGACGGCGAAGTGCGCCCGGTGCGGCAGGCGGGCTTCTGGCTCACCGTGCTGAACGTGGAACTGATGGATCTGGCGTTCAGCCTGGATAACGTGGTGGCGGCGGTCTCGCTCTCCGACCATATTCTGGTGGTGATGCTGGGGGTTGCCATCGGCATCCTGGTGATGCGCTTTGCGGCGGGCATCTTCAGTTACGTGGTCGAGCGCGAACCGATTCTCAAATCTGCCGCGTATATCCTGGTGCTGAGCATCGGCATCGAACTGGTGCTGGAAGAACTGGGCATTATGGAGTTTTCGGACTGGGCGCGCTTTGGCATTTCCATGTCCATCATTGCCCTCTCGCTGGCGTATGCGCACCTGCCCTTCCTGCGCATCTTCCGTCCGGTGCTGGTGTGGCTCAGTCAGGGGTTCGGCATCATCAACGCTCTCATCGTCTGGGTGCTGGCGCCTCTGCGCGGACTGGTGTATCTTGTGCGGCTGGCTTTCCGCCGCCCGGAAAAAGCCTGA
- a CDS encoding ferritin: protein MLSKRLLEEMNTQIKLELYSAYLYLAMAAHFEENNWGGFAKWMAMQAREEQEHALKFFEYIHDRGGKVTLQAIDAPPSAFGTHEEIFAEVLKHEQSVTARINLLYSIAVEDKDYASQEFLNWFVKEQVEEEKNAAQVLEWLKMAGGAVPALFQINALLAQRGD from the coding sequence ATGTTAAGCAAACGACTGCTGGAAGAAATGAACACCCAGATTAAACTGGAACTGTACTCGGCGTACCTGTACCTTGCCATGGCGGCGCACTTTGAGGAAAACAACTGGGGCGGCTTTGCCAAATGGATGGCAATGCAAGCCAGAGAGGAACAGGAACACGCCCTCAAGTTCTTTGAGTACATCCACGACCGCGGCGGCAAGGTGACCCTGCAAGCCATTGACGCCCCGCCTTCCGCCTTCGGTACGCACGAAGAGATTTTTGCCGAGGTGCTGAAGCACGAGCAGAGCGTCACCGCGCGCATCAACCTGCTGTACAGCATCGCCGTGGAGGATAAGGACTACGCCAGTCAGGAATTTCTCAACTGGTTTGTGAAGGAACAGGTGGAAGAAGAGAAGAACGCCGCCCAGGTGCTGGAGTGGCTGAAGATGGCGGGCGGCGCGGTGCCGGCCCTCTTCCAGATCAACGCCCTGCTTGCCCAGCGCGGGGATTAA
- a CDS encoding DinB family protein produces MNLSAILVSQFLAGLEMLKQTITLCPEDLWNAPQDKNPFWQVTYHALYFVHEYLAESPETFVPWEKHREVYDFDETQTFEPYDQAALLEYLAFLENHVRERLPQLRLDEVEGHGSRSMLTAELQIYSLRHLMVHTGELMERLGARTGANIDWVGWVHD; encoded by the coding sequence ATGAATCTTTCCGCAATTCTGGTTTCGCAGTTCCTGGCAGGGCTGGAGATGCTCAAACAAACCATCACCCTGTGCCCGGAGGACCTCTGGAACGCTCCGCAGGACAAAAACCCCTTCTGGCAGGTGACTTACCATGCGCTGTACTTCGTCCACGAGTACCTGGCAGAGTCGCCGGAGACCTTTGTGCCCTGGGAGAAGCACCGCGAGGTGTACGACTTTGACGAGACGCAGACCTTCGAGCCGTACGATCAAGCCGCCCTGCTGGAGTACCTGGCGTTTCTGGAAAACCATGTGCGCGAACGCCTGCCGCAACTGCGCCTGGACGAGGTGGAGGGGCACGGCAGTCGTTCCATGCTGACGGCGGAACTGCAAATTTACTCCCTGCGCCACCTGATGGTGCATACCGGCGAACTGATGGAGCGCCTGGGCGCGCGTACCGGGGCAAACATTGACTGGGTGGGCTGGGTGCACGATTAA
- a CDS encoding class I SAM-dependent methyltransferase, translating into MPAFDHFDLLAPFYERFIHPRPPEDLLAHLHLPVDGALLDAGGGTGRVSQFLRDQARLVVVADLSCRMLAQARQKNGLCPVCSHTERLPFPDHAFARIIMVDALHHVCDQRATARELWRLLQPGGRLIIEEPDLRRFAVKLIALAEKLALMRSHFLAPPDIAALFDEPQAQVSVIAGTFNVWVVVEKPASPSAA; encoded by the coding sequence ATGCCCGCTTTCGACCATTTCGACCTGCTCGCCCCCTTTTACGAACGCTTCATCCACCCCCGCCCGCCGGAAGACCTGCTCGCCCACCTCCACCTGCCGGTGGATGGCGCTCTGCTGGATGCCGGCGGCGGCACCGGCAGAGTCTCGCAGTTCCTGCGCGATCAGGCGCGCCTCGTCGTGGTTGCCGACCTGTCCTGCCGCATGCTGGCGCAAGCCCGCCAGAAAAACGGACTGTGCCCGGTATGCTCCCACACCGAGCGCCTGCCCTTTCCCGATCACGCCTTTGCCCGCATCATCATGGTCGATGCCCTGCATCACGTCTGCGATCAGCGCGCCACGGCGCGCGAATTGTGGCGCCTGCTTCAACCCGGCGGACGGTTAATCATCGAAGAGCCGGACCTGCGCCGTTTTGCCGTCAAACTTATCGCCCTTGCCGAAAAACTTGCCCTGATGCGCAGTCACTTCCTTGCCCCGCCAGACATCGCCGCGCTGTTTGATGAGCCTCAGGCGCAGGTGAGCGTGATTGCCGGCACGTTCAACGTGTGGGTGGTGGTAGAGAAGCCCGCCTCCCCCTCTGCCGCTTAA
- the pdxS gene encoding pyridoxal 5'-phosphate synthase lyase subunit PdxS, whose translation MEENITGSFAVKKGLAQMLKGGVIMDVVTPEHARIAEDAGAVAVMALERVPADIRAHGGVARMSDPELILKIMDAVSIPVMAKCRIGHFVEAQILEAIGVDYIDESEVLTPADEEHHIYKHAFKVPFVCGARNLGEALRRIGEGAAMIRTKGEAGTGDVVEAVRHARAVMGEIRRLQNLPDEEVMAFAKEIGAPYELVLETRKLGRLPVVNFAAGGIATPADAALMMQLGMDGVFVGSGIFKSGDPAKRAAAIVKAVTHYNDPKILAEVSRNLGEPMVGRQISAIPESELIAGRGW comes from the coding sequence ATGGAAGAGAATATTACTGGATCCTTTGCGGTAAAGAAGGGTCTGGCGCAGATGCTGAAAGGCGGAGTCATCATGGATGTGGTGACGCCGGAGCATGCCCGCATTGCCGAGGATGCCGGCGCGGTGGCGGTGATGGCGCTGGAGCGCGTGCCTGCCGATATTCGCGCACACGGTGGTGTTGCCCGCATGAGCGACCCCGAACTGATTCTTAAAATCATGGATGCGGTCAGCATTCCGGTGATGGCGAAGTGCCGCATCGGGCATTTTGTCGAAGCCCAAATTCTGGAAGCCATTGGGGTGGATTACATTGACGAATCCGAAGTGCTCACCCCGGCGGATGAGGAACACCACATTTACAAGCATGCCTTCAAAGTGCCTTTTGTGTGCGGGGCGCGCAATCTGGGCGAAGCCCTGCGGCGCATCGGCGAAGGCGCGGCGATGATTCGTACCAAGGGCGAAGCCGGCACCGGCGATGTGGTCGAAGCGGTGCGCCATGCCCGCGCGGTGATGGGCGAAATCCGCCGCCTGCAGAACCTGCCCGATGAAGAAGTGATGGCGTTTGCCAAGGAAATCGGCGCGCCGTATGAACTGGTGCTGGAAACCCGCAAACTGGGGCGCTTACCGGTGGTCAACTTTGCCGCGGGCGGTATTGCCACCCCCGCCGATGCCGCGCTGATGATGCAGTTGGGCATGGACGGCGTCTTTGTGGGTTCGGGTATCTTCAAATCGGGCGATCCTGCCAAGCGCGCCGCCGCCATTGTCAAAGCCGTCACCCACTACAACGACCCGAAGATTCTGGCGGAAGTCAGCCGCAACCTCGGCGAGCCGATGGTTGGACGGCAAATCTCTGCCATTCCGGAAAGCGAATTGATTGCCGGGAGAGGATGGTAG
- the pdxT gene encoding pyridoxal 5'-phosphate synthase glutaminase subunit PdxT → MKLGVLALQGDFIEHQTMLERLGVEVQQVRLPSHLEGLAGLIIPGGESTTIGKLAVDFGLLEPLREFGRQRAIWGTCAGAIFLSKDVGRPQPLLELMDITVQRNAFGRQVDSFETDLDVSFMGKEYNGRPFHAVFIRAPIIEKVYGNARALITLGDGRIVAAQQGKLLATSFHPELTGDDRFHRYFVELAR, encoded by the coding sequence ATGAAACTGGGAGTTCTGGCATTACAGGGCGATTTCATCGAACATCAGACGATGCTGGAACGGTTGGGCGTTGAAGTTCAGCAGGTGCGCCTGCCGTCTCATCTGGAAGGGCTGGCGGGGTTGATAATCCCGGGCGGCGAGTCCACCACCATCGGCAAACTGGCGGTAGATTTTGGCTTGCTGGAGCCTCTGCGCGAGTTCGGACGCCAGCGCGCCATCTGGGGTACCTGCGCGGGAGCCATTTTCCTCTCCAAAGACGTGGGACGCCCTCAGCCGCTTCTGGAGTTGATGGATATCACCGTCCAGCGCAATGCGTTTGGACGTCAGGTGGATAGTTTCGAGACCGATCTGGACGTCAGTTTTATGGGGAAAGAGTACAACGGCAGACCCTTCCATGCGGTGTTCATCCGCGCGCCCATCATCGAAAAGGTGTACGGCAACGCGCGGGCGCTGATCACCCTGGGAGATGGGCGTATCGTTGCCGCTCAGCAGGGCAAACTGCTGGCAACCTCTTTCCACCCTGAACTGACCGGAGACGACCGCTTCCACCGTTATTTTGTGGAGTTAGCACGGTAA
- a CDS encoding R3H domain-containing nucleic acid-binding protein, whose protein sequence is MTQRRITDDLHVLMGVLPPRIAEAVQNANNSDQLLEIVMDLGRKPVARFTTGDLVLLEEEVTHEDLDFTVSRIGEFDADNRAGLERTLHRISAIRNRRGHIVGLTCRVGRAVYGTIDIIQDLIESGKSVLILGRPGIGKTTMLREAARILAEKKRVVIVDTSNEIGGDGDVPHPAVGAARRMQVPKPSLQHEVMIEAVENHNPEVIVIDEIGRELEAAAARTIAERGVQLIGTAHGRTLENLLLNPTLSDLVGGIEAVTLSDEEARRRGTQKTVLERRAPPTFDVLIEIQERDRLAIHPDVAAAVDALVRNNPLPPEIRYRDAEGNIHVEKPPAQPAARNGYGAMQAGFRRLMSEPAGGRASETAYSHREEMESEPRSMRTERLQPIRIYPYGVARNRLQQGAKRLGVPALIVRELAEADVLITLRAYYRSRQQTILEAEQRGMPIYVLRANTNTQIEQLLAELFNLSMQPEDGEDLEATIAQTQAAIQMVMNGERYVDLAPASAAIRRMQHEMARQYQLTSHSYGKEPNRRVRIYRE, encoded by the coding sequence ATGACGCAAAGAAGAATAACTGACGATTTACACGTTTTGATGGGCGTTTTACCGCCGCGGATTGCCGAGGCGGTGCAAAACGCCAATAACAGCGATCAACTGCTTGAGATTGTCATGGACCTGGGGCGCAAACCGGTGGCGCGCTTCACCACCGGCGATCTGGTCTTGCTGGAAGAAGAAGTGACCCACGAAGACCTGGACTTCACCGTCTCGCGCATCGGCGAGTTTGACGCCGACAACCGCGCCGGGCTGGAGCGCACCCTGCATCGCATCTCCGCCATCCGCAACCGGCGCGGGCACATTGTCGGCTTGACCTGCCGCGTGGGGCGGGCGGTGTACGGGACGATTGACATCATTCAGGACCTCATCGAATCGGGCAAGAGTGTGCTGATTCTGGGGCGCCCCGGCATTGGCAAGACCACCATGCTGCGCGAGGCGGCGCGTATTCTGGCAGAAAAGAAGCGCGTGGTTATTGTGGATACTTCCAACGAAATTGGCGGTGACGGCGATGTGCCTCATCCTGCGGTGGGAGCGGCACGGCGCATGCAGGTGCCCAAGCCCTCTCTCCAGCACGAGGTGATGATTGAAGCGGTGGAAAACCACAACCCGGAAGTCATCGTCATTGACGAAATCGGGCGCGAGTTGGAAGCCGCCGCGGCGCGCACCATTGCCGAGCGCGGCGTGCAGTTGATTGGCACAGCCCACGGGCGCACGCTGGAAAACCTTTTGCTCAACCCCACCCTGTCCGACCTGGTGGGCGGGATTGAGGCGGTGACGCTTTCCGATGAAGAAGCCCGCCGCCGCGGTACGCAAAAGACGGTGCTGGAGCGCCGCGCGCCGCCCACGTTCGACGTGCTGATTGAGATTCAGGAACGCGACCGCCTTGCCATTCATCCCGATGTGGCGGCGGCAGTGGATGCGCTGGTGCGCAACAACCCGCTTCCGCCGGAGATTCGCTACCGCGATGCCGAGGGCAATATCCATGTGGAAAAACCGCCCGCTCAACCAGCGGCGCGCAACGGCTACGGCGCTATGCAGGCTGGCTTCCGCCGCCTGATGAGCGAGCCGGCAGGCGGGCGCGCCTCCGAGACCGCTTACTCCCACCGTGAAGAAATGGAAAGCGAGCCGCGCTCCATGCGCACCGAGCGCCTTCAGCCCATTCGCATTTATCCCTATGGGGTCGCCCGCAACCGCCTTCAGCAGGGCGCCAAGCGGCTGGGTGTACCGGCGCTGATTGTGCGCGAACTGGCAGAAGCCGATGTGCTCATCACCCTGCGGGCGTATTACCGCAGTCGTCAGCAGACCATTCTGGAAGCTGAACAGCGCGGGATGCCCATTTACGTCCTGCGTGCCAACACCAACACGCAGATTGAGCAGTTGCTGGCAGAGTTGTTCAACCTGAGCATGCAACCCGAGGATGGCGAGGACCTGGAAGCCACCATCGCGCAGACCCAAGCCGCCATTCAAATGGTGATGAACGGCGAGCGCTACGTGGATTTGGCGCCTGCCTCGGCAGCCATCCGCCGCATGCAGCATGAGATGGCGCGCCAGTATCAACTGACCTCGCACTCGTACGGCAAAGAACCCAACCGGCGGGTGAGGATTTATCGTGAGTAA
- the tmk gene encoding dTMP kinase, with translation MFITFEGPEGSGKTTQIRLFAEFLRARGYDVLTTREPGGTEISDQIRAVLVNLRNTAMHPRTEILLFQAARAQLVEQVIRPALSRGTLVLSDRYADSTLAYQGYGHGYPLEELRRLIDFATGGLIPDLTFLLDVNPAQGLERKQREGEWNRLDAYDLGFHQRVRAGYLEMARAEPHRWVVVDATQSIEVIQSDIRRCFEQRLAAR, from the coding sequence ATGTTCATCACCTTTGAGGGACCCGAAGGAAGCGGAAAGACCACTCAGATTCGGCTGTTTGCCGAATTTTTACGCGCGCGGGGGTACGATGTGCTGACTACCCGTGAGCCGGGCGGCACCGAAATCAGCGACCAGATTCGCGCGGTGCTGGTGAATTTGCGCAATACCGCCATGCATCCGCGCACCGAGATTTTGCTTTTTCAGGCGGCGCGGGCGCAACTGGTGGAACAGGTTATCCGCCCGGCGTTGAGCCGCGGCACGCTGGTACTTTCCGACCGCTACGCCGACAGTACGCTGGCGTATCAGGGCTATGGACACGGGTATCCGCTGGAAGAACTGCGCCGGTTAATTGATTTTGCCACCGGCGGGTTGATCCCCGACCTGACCTTCTTACTGGATGTGAACCCGGCGCAGGGCTTGGAGCGCAAACAGCGCGAGGGGGAATGGAATCGACTGGATGCGTACGACCTGGGGTTTCATCAGCGGGTGCGGGCGGGCTATCTGGAGATGGCGCGAGCCGAGCCGCATCGCTGGGTGGTGGTGGACGCCACGCAGAGCATTGAGGTCATTCAGAGCGATATCCGCCGTTGCTTTGAGCAGCGGCTGGCTGCCCGTTGA